Proteins from one Acropora muricata isolate sample 2 chromosome 9, ASM3666990v1, whole genome shotgun sequence genomic window:
- the LOC136927822 gene encoding uncharacterized protein, whose protein sequence is MPILADTSASVAVVTAYTRQKLCAATEAEIDEITDSLVQMVDDQELAIDQRALVSYSILVFVCKMILEKVGLQELFCEIEDKIEKVVLSSYMEASNVTTTSEKKGVWLCKEVHIDIDKALKNFMSSIATLNVENVSFKGNQPTDVQSELETTFNAKFNESGRDLKTTGSKRKLEQQVYQKENDNENKEEERGEKSNNMISSKEQETRVDSKKRRKKEKRSGSQRKKVKETLK, encoded by the exons ATGCCAATTTTGGCTGATACCAGTGCAAGTGTGGCAGTCGTGACTGCATACACAAGGCAGAAGTTATGTGCAGCAACGGAAGCAGAAATCGATGAAATCACAGACAGTTTAGTTCAGATGGTAGATGACCAAGAGCTTGCAATTGATCAGAGGGCCTTGGTATCATACTCCATCTTAGTTTTTGTTTGTAAGATG ATTCTTGAAAAGGTAGGCTTGCAAGAGCTCTTCTGTGAAATAGAAGACAAGATTGAAAAGGTTGTGCTGTCAAGTTACATGGAAGCATCCAATGTCACAACTACGTCAGAAAAGAAAGGTGTTTGGTTATGTAAAGAAGTTCATATTGACATTGACAAGGCATTAAAGAATTTCATGTCTTCAATCGCCACTCTCAATGTTGAGAAT GTTTCTTTCAAGGGTAATCAGCCAACTGACGTCCAAAGTGAATTGGAGACAACATTTAACG CAAAGTTCAACGAAAGTGGAAGGGATTTGAAAACAACTGGAAGTAAAAGGAAGCTGGAACAGCAAGTGTATCAGAAGGAAAATGATaatgaaaacaaggaagaagaaaGAGGGGAAAAGTCTAATAATATGATAAGTAGCAAAGAGCAGGAGACAAGAGTAGACAgcaagaaaagaaggaaaaaggaaaagcgatCAGGCTCACAGagaaagaaagtaaaagaaaCCCTGAAGTAG